A part of Eubacterium sp. AB3007 genomic DNA contains:
- a CDS encoding EcsC family protein, giving the protein MEKTLRRDISEKVGTSMSSSLPYPNPVLDNHEIDCLDDLEKRYNKLIEPNSLKKLSSKATDILPDSIKDAGVKVKDAVSEQDFIKQALNYAAEGFKILEELAANMTISEKTVLKLANKTIPQGEITSLDEICFARAYDLSKIVNKYKKSDTIIAAVEGASTGALGFVGLIPNFVTSTFLYFRAVQSVAMFYGYDVKNDAKEMEIASAVMMNSISPGKDVGNNGLTAAVGKFMVFTETTAVRQTSKKTWAEMINRGGLSLIIAQIRALSNKAAKNALEKAGQKGLEQSVFKSILEQLGKKASLKSTGRAMPVVGGVFGALFDTAQMSKVISYADIFYSKRFIEEKEVRINTICNPDDVVDVEDCDIITD; this is encoded by the coding sequence ATGGAAAAGACTTTGAGACGGGATATTTCAGAGAAAGTGGGGACGAGTATGAGTAGTAGTTTACCTTATCCAAACCCTGTGTTGGATAATCATGAAATTGATTGTTTGGATGATCTTGAAAAAAGATATAACAAGCTTATTGAGCCAAATAGTTTGAAAAAGTTGTCCTCAAAAGCAACGGACATTCTACCAGATAGCATAAAAGATGCAGGAGTTAAAGTCAAAGATGCAGTCAGTGAACAAGATTTCATTAAACAGGCTTTGAATTATGCAGCAGAGGGTTTTAAGATTCTTGAAGAATTGGCTGCTAATATGACTATAAGTGAAAAGACTGTACTTAAACTGGCGAATAAGACTATCCCACAAGGTGAGATCACTTCCTTGGATGAGATTTGCTTCGCAAGAGCTTATGATCTTTCAAAGATTGTGAACAAATATAAAAAATCTGATACTATAATCGCTGCAGTAGAAGGTGCATCAACTGGTGCGCTTGGGTTTGTGGGATTGATTCCAAATTTTGTTACGAGCACATTCTTGTATTTCAGAGCAGTACAGTCTGTTGCCATGTTTTATGGATATGATGTAAAAAATGATGCAAAAGAAATGGAGATTGCATCGGCCGTAATGATGAATTCGATTTCACCAGGTAAAGATGTGGGCAACAATGGTTTGACGGCGGCAGTCGGGAAATTCATGGTATTTACCGAGACAACAGCTGTTCGACAGACATCAAAAAAAACATGGGCAGAAATGATTAACCGTGGCGGGTTATCGTTGATAATTGCACAAATAAGGGCACTATCCAATAAGGCGGCAAAGAATGCTCTTGAGAAGGCTGGACAAAAAGGGTTGGAGCAAAGTGTATTTAAAAGTATTCTTGAACAGTTAGGCAAGAAGGCTTCGCTTAAGTCTACTGGGAGAGCCATGCCTGTAGTTGGTGGAGTATTTGGAGCGTTATTTGACACAGCGCAGATGAGCAAAGTCATTAGTTATGCGGACATCTTTTACAGTAAGCGATTTATTGAAGAAAAAGAGGTTAGAATCAATACTATATGTAATCCTGATGATGTGGTTGACGTCGAAGATTGTGATATAATTACAGATTAA
- a CDS encoding prolyl-tRNA synthetase associated domain-containing protein gives MELRKGRPEEETGRLEKEIRVYDFLDRFGIEYDRIDHAPAAGDAPELKSAIEETLGAQICNNLFLANRQRTRFYLLMLPADKRFRSSDISKQAGSSRLHFAEPEYMEALIDCAPGSASVMGLINDKDKQVQLLVDEDVLKAEWVGCHPCINTSSLRIRATDLFGRVLEAAEHGYIVVRA, from the coding sequence ATGGAACTGAGAAAAGGCAGGCCGGAGGAGGAAACCGGCAGGCTGGAGAAGGAGATCCGGGTGTATGATTTCCTGGATAGGTTTGGAATAGAGTATGACAGGATCGACCATGCTCCGGCGGCAGGCGATGCTCCGGAATTGAAGAGTGCGATCGAGGAGACGCTCGGGGCACAGATCTGCAACAATCTTTTTCTGGCAAATCGGCAGAGGACCAGGTTCTACCTGCTGATGCTCCCGGCCGACAAGCGGTTCAGGAGCAGCGATATCTCGAAGCAGGCGGGCAGTTCCAGGCTTCATTTTGCGGAGCCGGAATACATGGAGGCCCTGATCGACTGCGCGCCCGGTTCCGCCAGTGTGATGGGGTTGATCAATGACAAGGACAAGCAGGTGCAGCTTCTGGTGGACGAGGATGTCCTGAAGGCGGAGTGGGTTGGTTGCCACCCGTGCATCAATACGTCGAGCCTCAGGATCAGAGCAACGGACCTTTTCGGGCGTGTTCTGGAGGCTGCGGAGCATGGGTATATAGTGGTGCGGGCGTAA